The genomic region ATCACGTTTCTGGGCCAGAGGATGACCAAGGTATATTTGACTGAAACTGAATGGTTCTTAAAAATGTCATTCCGGTTAATATAGTTTGCCTTATGTCAATtttctgtttgttttgtcatggGTTCTGTTTTCCTAATTTTGAGTATGGGAAGGTGTTCAATTTGCTATTGGAACACTGGCAACTTCTGTGAACTGCAAAACAGTATCTCAAAGGTTCTTAATTTAGTTGTTATAATTCTTGTTGTGTATTAGAAGGGAGCTTAGACTAGAAGGTCCTTTTACATGTATATGTTTTCTTTGTTCTTACCAGAATTTGTGTCCTGTTCTCGTTGTGTCACCAGGTTCTCGTGGTGAGGGTGGTATCCTTAGAAATAGTGAAGGTATGTATTCTTGCTAGGTGCCTGTTTTTTTTTCTTCCTCTGTTTGGAACTTATCTTTTGATCTGATTACTACAGGGCCATTGAAGGACCACATTTATTTGCATCAAAACCATCTGCCGCCTGAGGTACTCAAAGAAAGGCTCCCTGGTATTTCTGAAACTGCTGCTATTTTTGCTGGTGTTGACGTCACCAAGGAGCCCATTCCAGTTTTGCCTACTGTGCACTACAATATGGGTGGTATCCCAACGAACTACCATAAGGAGGTTTGTATTGAGCATGTAGTAAACAAATATGGGTCAAAACCTATGTATTGTAATAGAAATATATTCTGCTATTCTGCATAACAGGTAGTGGATATCAAGGGTGATAATCCAGATGCTGTTATCCCTGGTCTAATGGCTGCTGGTGAAGCAGCCTGTGCAGCACCGCGTTGGTGGATGATTGATCGTCCAGTTGTATGTGACTAAAACGCCATGCCTTGTGCATTAGAGAAGATACAGAATCGTCATGTCCTGTACAGGACAGTGAGCCAAATTCTTGTTCATTTTGCACTATGATACAGATTGATTCATTAGGCCCTAGGTTGGAGGTTGTGACTGATGAGTTGGGAAGAGATTACTTGATTGGTGGTGTACAATTCTTGGATAGGATACAGGTTTCAGTTTTTGGTCCATTAGTTCAGGAATTGTTTCATTTACATGTATATTCAGTACACTCGTATAATGGAAACACGCAAATCTCTATCTCATTCTTTGGTCatcgtgttattatacggtttcgttgcaacgcacgagcactcacctagtaagCTTTGAAGGGACAAAAATAGATTTTTGTGTAGCGTGGAACAAGTGAATAGGGtgggcattcggtctattagggtaattcggttcggtctattcgggtttgtgaaatttcgggttctgaaaaatgagaaccgaaatttccaaaaatattttaggaaccgaacccgaatagactcacaatttcggttcggtctattcggtccaccgaatagacccgaattgtagagagactagtatattttgttaaaatatatacaatgaataattaattgaaagtactattactacaacaagtgactataaaaattagcatacaaagatatatatactattgttaagatgatatcattatttctagctaataagtttataaatcatataataataccatcacatattaagagtttttttatattttgggttattaggtctattcgggttttaaaggttaggaaccgaacccgaacccataaccgaaatatagcacatataggaaccgaacccgaacccgaaaacccgaatagactcacaatt from Zea mays cultivar B73 chromosome 6, Zm-B73-REFERENCE-NAM-5.0, whole genome shotgun sequence harbors:
- the LOC118472266 gene encoding L-aspartate oxidase-like; translation: MERYKKQVVKCSEECEPRYNGLKKKYTDECAERRRLYNELIELRGNIRVFCRCRPLSSDEVNHGCLSVVEIDPSHETELQFVPSEKERKPFKFDHVSGPEDDQGSRGEGGILRNSEGPLKDHIYLHQNHLPPEVLKERLPGISETAAIFAGVDVTKEPIPVLPTVHYNMGGIPTNYHKEVVDIKGDNPDAVIPGLMAAGEAACAAPRWWMIDRPVVCD